The window GCCGCCGCTGGGGCTGTCGCGGGGGTGGCTGCTGTCGCTCCGGGGCGGCGCATCAGGTACGCGGCCAGCGCGCCGGCCACGAACAGGGCCAGCACCGAGACCGCCGTGCCCAGCCATGTCGTGCCGAGCCACTGGCCGCCGAAGTAGCCGAGGCCCACGCTGTAGCCCGCCCAGGCCACGCCGGCCAGCGCAGACCAGGGCAGGAATTCCTTCACCTTGCGGTGCGCCGCGCCCGCGCCCAGGGAGACGACCGAGCGGCCTGCCGGGGCGAAGCGGGCGATGACGACGAGGATGCCGCCGCCGCGGCCCAGGGCCGCGCCGAGACGTTCCTGTGCGGTGGTGAGGCGACGGGAGCGGGCGATGGCGCGGTCCAGCCGGTCGCCGCCGCGCCAGGCCAGGCGGTACGCGACGAGGTCGCCGAGCACCGAAGCGGTGGCCGCGCTCAGGATCAGCGCGAGGAGCGATGGAACCTGGGGGACCTCTCCGGCGGAGCCGGCTGCGACCGAGGTCGTGCCGGCGGCGGCAGCTGTGGCCGCCGTGATCACCAGGACCCCGCTGGGCAGCACGGGCAGGAAGACGTCCAGGAGCACCGAGAGGGCGACCACCGCATAGATCCATGGGCTGCCGGTCAGCGCACCCATACTCTCGAGCACCTTCGCGTACTCCCCGTTCGTTCCAACGCCGCGACGTCGCAGGGGAGCGGCAGGGGCGGCAGGGCCAGCTGTACAGCGTACGCCTGCCGTTTACCCGTACATCATTACGCGCGGTGGATGTTGTGCACCTCACGTGTCACATGTGCCGCGCCTGCCCCACGGGGACCGGTGGGGCAGGCGCGGCAGCACGGGACACGCCGGAGGCTCAGGCCGCGACCGCCGGTGCCTGCTCGCGGGTGCGGTCCTCGCTGGGCTCCGCGTCACTCCGCCGTGCGAACAGCCGGTCCACGGCCAGGGAGCCGGGGCCGGTGAAGACCAGCAGCAGGAACACCCAGCAGAAGACCGCGGACGGCTCGCCGCCGTTCTGCAGCGGGAAGAGTGCCTCGGGCTGGTGGACCTTGAAGTACGCGTACGCCATGGAGCCGGAGGCGACGAAGGCGGCGATACGGGTGCCGAGGCCCAGGACGATCAGGGTGCCGCCGACCAGCTGGATGAGCGCCGCGTACCAGCCCGGCCAGGTGCCGGTGGGTATGGAGCCGCCGCCCATGGCGCCGCCGAGCACGCCGAAGAGCGAGGCGGCGCCATGGCAGGCGAAGAGCAGGCCGATGACGATCCGGAACAGGGCGAGAGCGTGGGGTTGTGCACGGTTCAGGCGTGCGTACATGGGGGGAGGGCTCCTTCGGTCGGTGGGGGACGAGAACCGATTGAGCGCCTCAGGTTAGGGTGACCTCACCAGTGCTTGCAAGTTCAACATTTTGCCGACTGGCTGAAAATTTACCTACTCGCCGACGGTCAGTGTCTGCTCCAGCACCGTCTCCAGCTGCGCACCTGTGGCCTTCTCTTTGGCCTGAACCAATGTCAGCGCGGCATTCCGGCCATGCAGCGTCAGCGTCATCAGCTGATTGCCGAACCACGGTCCGCCGGTCTTCCGCCACCGGATCGGTGCCGGGCCTGTCCGGCCGTGCCGCGCCAGCAGCCGGCCGAGCCGCCGCCCTGCCCGGCTCCAGCCGAAACGGAACCCCGCTTTGAGCAGTCCGGGGACCGAGTTGTGCACGGGAGAGCAGGTCAGCTGCAGGATGCGCGCCCCGGGGTCGGTGTCCGGCGCGTCGGCCGGCCACGTGGGCTGCGCGATGTACGCATGGTGCACATCGCCTGACAGCACACAAACCGTCGCCGGGGCGTCCGGTCCGCTTCCTGCCTCCCTGATCAGCTCCGTCAGCCGACGGAAGGAGTCGGGGAAAGCCGCCCAATGCTCCAGGTCGGAGCGGCGCCGCAGATTCTCGCCGAACCGCGCCCATCGTCCATCGGGCCCGCCCCGCTCGCCCCGGCACAGCGCGGCGTTCCACTCCTCCGCGTCATGGATGAGCGGGGGCAGCAGCCACGGCAGCGAGGTGCCGATCAGGAGATGGTCGTACGAACCGGGGTCGGCGAGAGCCTCCTCGCGCACCCAGTGCGCCTCCTTGTCGTCGAGCATCGACCGGCTCTCCTCGTCGAGTACGCGGGCCGCTCGGGTGTCCACCATCAGCAGCCGTACTCGGCCGAAAACACGGCGGTAGCTCCAGCGGGTGCGCGTGGGGTCGGCGTCCGCCTCGGCGGCGAAACGGCGCAGCACCTCGGTGCCGTCCGGATCGGCGCGGACGGCCGCGTAGACCGGGTCGGCGGCCAGAGCGGCGGGGGAGAGGTTGCCGAGGTGCTGATAGACCCAGTACGACGCCAGTCCGCTGACGATCCGCTCGTGCCACCAGGGGGTCGAACGGATGGAGGCGAGCCATGCGGCGCTGGTGTTCCAGTCGTCCACCACATCGTGGTCGTCGAAGATCATGCAGCTGGGGACGGTGGAGAGCAGCCAGCGAACCTCGGGGTCGCGCCAGGACTCGTCGTAGAGGTGGGTGTACTCCTCGTAGTCCGCGACCTCGGCGCCCGGCGGCTCCGCGAGGTCCCGGCGCGCGGCGAGGCGGCTGCGGGTCGCCTTCGACGTCTCGTCCGCGTACACCTGGTCGCCGAGGAGGAGCAGGACGTCGGGGCGTGCGGCGCCGGGATCGGCGGCGAGCCGGGCGGCAAGGGTGTCGAGCGCGTCGGGGCCGGCGGCGTCCCGCTCGCCGATGGGGGGAGCGGCCCAGCGGCAGGATCCGAAGGCGATCCGGACGGGCGTCGGCTCTGCGTTCCCGTCCGCCGCGGAGGGGGCGGGGGATATCGGGGGTGTGGTGATCGTGCTCGCGGGGAATCCGGAGTCCTCGAGCGGCCAGACCTTACGGCCGCCGAGCAGCACCTCGTACGCCGTGGTCGAGCCCGGTGTCAGGCCCGTCACGACCACCAGCGCGTAGTGGTGACCCGCGATCGCGAACGTCCGGGAGGAGCCCGACGCGACGTCCGCGCACCGGACTTCGGCCGTGGTCGGCCGGTCGGCCTCGACCCAGACGGTCGCGGTGGAACCCGTCTCCCAGTCGACGTACCGCAGTAGTGGTCCCAGGCGCAGTCCGGCCATGAGGTGTCCTCCTCGCGTCGTTCCGTACGGACGGGGCCCGTGCACGTACGGACGAAGCCCGTCGCGTGCGAGCGGGCTCCGTACCGTACGGAACGGCGGGGGAGGGGTGAGCGGTTCCGGTCAGCAGCCGTTGAGAACGGACTGGAGCGCGCTCTTCTCCGCCGAGTCGACGGTCAGGTTGTAGTAGTGCTTCACGTGTACCCAGGCGCGCGCGTAGGTGCAGCGGTAAGCGGTGCGCGAAGGCAGCCACGTCGCCGGATCCTGGTCGCCCTTGGACTGGTTGACGTTGTCCGTGACCGCGATGAGCTGCGGGCGCGTCAGGTCGTTGGCGAAGGACTGGCGTTGTGCGGTGGTCCAGCTGCTCGCGCCCGAGCGCCAGGCCTCGGCGAGCGGGACCATGTGGTCGATGTCCAGGTCGGAAGCGGCGGTCCAGCTGGCACCGTCGTACTCCGAGTACCAACTGCCGCTGACGGCCGTGCAGCTGGAGTTCTGCGTCACGTTCGTGCCGTCCCGCTTCAGGACGACCTCGCGGGTGTCGCAGGCGCCCGACTGGGTTATCCAGTGCGGGAACAGGTCCCGGCTGTAGCCGGTCGACGAGCCTTCCGCCTTGACGGTCAGCTGGCTCAGGTAGGTGCGGGCGGTGGACGCGGCGACCGGCGTGGGCATGGCGGCCTGGGCGGTGGGCGCGGTGAGCAGTCCGCTGGTTGCGGCAAGTGCGGCGGATGCGACGACGACGCCGATGCGACGCGCGTAGACACCTGACATGCGAACTCCCTTGATGTGGGGGATCTTGGGCGGGCGACCTGTGGACCCGGCCATCGTGGCGGCGCCAGGTTTCTGTGGGGTGGGCGCCAGGTAACAGAGTGGCGACATGTGCACGTCACATCAAGGGGTGTGACAGGGCTGACGCACCGACAGTTCGGGGCTGCGGAAAACCGATTCGTACCGGATGCCGGAATGGGCCCGACCTATGGTGGCCGCGTGCTGCTTCCGGTCAACATCACGCTCGGCGTCGTCCTCGCCCTGCTGCTCGCGGCGGCCGCCGTCGTCGCCGCCGTGGCCTCGCTCGGCCGCTCGCGCGAGATCGTCCTGGCCGGACTGCGGGCCGCGGTCCAACTCGCCGCCGTCTCCGTGCTCATCGGCTGGGTGGTCCGCTCGCTGCCGGCGCTGCTCGGCTTCGTGGCGCTGATGTACGCGGTCGCGGTACGGACCGCGGGGCGCCGGATCACCGCGAACCGCACCTGGTGGTGGGCGGCACTGCCGATCGCCGCGGGGGTCGCGCCGGTGATCGCCGTCCTGCTGCTCACCGGACTCCTGCCGGTCCGCGGCCTCGCGCTGATCCCGGTCACGGGCATCCTCATCGGAGGTGCGCTCACCGCGACCGTGCTCGGCGGACGGCGCGCCCTGGACGAACTGACCATGCGGCACGGGGAGGTGGAGGCGGGGATGGCGCTCGGGCTGCTCGACCGTGACGCGCGGATGGAGATCGCCCGGCCGGCGGCGTCGGAGGCGCTGCTGCCGGGGCTGGACCAGACGCGGACCGTGGGGCTCGTCACGCTGCCCGGGGCGTTCGTGGGCATGCTGCTCGGCGGCGCCTCACCGGTTCAGGCGGGGGCCGTGCAGTTGTTCGTGCTGGTCGCGCTGATGGCCGTACAGGCGGTGGCCGTCGCGACGGTCCTCGAACTCGTGGCGCGCGGACGGATGTACCGGGACTGAGCCCCTGGGAAAGGCCCCAGGGGCTGGATGTCCTCGGCCGATCGGCCGGACGCTACCGGGGAGCGCCGATGTACAGGTGGATCGAGCCGTCGGCCGACGCCTCCACGCGGATCTGCGTCAGATCCTCGACGTGTGCGTCCGGCGCCAGCGCCGCGGCGCGCGGGCCGACTCCCACGACCCGCATGCCGGCCGCCCGGCCCGCCGCGATGCCGGCCTCCGAGTCCTCGAAGACGATGCAGTCCGCCGGGGCGAAGCCCAGTTCGGCCGCGCCCTTGAGGAAACCCTCGGGGTCGGGCTTGCTGGCGCCGACGCATTCCGCCGTGACGCGGATGCTCGGCATCCGCAGTCCGGCTGCCGTCATCCGGGCCCGGGCCAGCGCCTCGTCCGCCGAGGTCACCAGGGCGTGCGGGAGCGCCGCGATCGCGTCCAGGAAGACGGGGGCACCGTCGATCGGGACCACTCCGTCGGTGTCGGCGGTCTCCTCGGCGAGCATCACGCGGTTGTCCGCGTAGTTCTGCTCCATCGGGCGGTGGGGGAGGAGTACTGCCATCGTGGCGTACCCCTGGCGCCCGTGGACCACCTTGAGCGCGGCCTCCGGGTCCAGGCCCTCCCGCAGTGCCCACCGCCGCCAGCAGCGCTCCACCACGGCGTCGGAGTTCACGAGGGTGCCGTCCATGTCGAGCAGGAGGGCACGTGCGGTGAGGACGGTGGCCGACATCGGCGGTCTCCAGGCGGGGGGGAAGAGGGCAATGCGGGGTGACGCGAACAAGCAGGTGAAGAGAACAAGCAGCCCCGCCCGCCGGTCAGGGAGTGCGGGCGAGGGCTACTTTGTTCCATCACGATACAAAAACCTGCCCGGGAAAGCGAATCCCGTCCGTGGCGAATCCCTTCCGTCAGGACCTGCCGCGGCCCGTCGTCTCCGCCTCCAGCGCAAGCCGGGTGTTCGGACCGTAGACGCCCGCCGGATCGCCCTCGATGGACTTGTACGACTGATAGACGCTTACCGCGTGCTCGACCTGGCCCGTGTAGTCGCCGTCGTCGTGCCCCCGGTACAGCCACACCTCCTGCAGCCGCCGTTGCAGCTCGGCCACCGCGGGGCCGTGATCGCCGCGCTGCAGCGTGCGACCGTGCGGTTTCGC is drawn from Streptomyces sp. NBC_01717 and contains these coding sequences:
- a CDS encoding HNH endonuclease family protein gives rise to the protein MSGVYARRIGVVVASAALAATSGLLTAPTAQAAMPTPVAASTARTYLSQLTVKAEGSSTGYSRDLFPHWITQSGACDTREVVLKRDGTNVTQNSSCTAVSGSWYSEYDGASWTAASDLDIDHMVPLAEAWRSGASSWTTAQRQSFANDLTRPQLIAVTDNVNQSKGDQDPATWLPSRTAYRCTYARAWVHVKHYYNLTVDSAEKSALQSVLNGC
- a CDS encoding ABC transporter permease encodes the protein MLLPVNITLGVVLALLLAAAAVVAAVASLGRSREIVLAGLRAAVQLAAVSVLIGWVVRSLPALLGFVALMYAVAVRTAGRRITANRTWWWAALPIAAGVAPVIAVLLLTGLLPVRGLALIPVTGILIGGALTATVLGGRRALDELTMRHGEVEAGMALGLLDRDARMEIARPAASEALLPGLDQTRTVGLVTLPGAFVGMLLGGASPVQAGAVQLFVLVALMAVQAVAVATVLELVARGRMYRD
- a CDS encoding DoxX family protein, which produces MYARLNRAQPHALALFRIVIGLLFACHGAASLFGVLGGAMGGGSIPTGTWPGWYAALIQLVGGTLIVLGLGTRIAAFVASGSMAYAYFKVHQPEALFPLQNGGEPSAVFCWVFLLLVFTGPGSLAVDRLFARRSDAEPSEDRTREQAPAVAA
- a CDS encoding DedA family protein, whose translation is MLESMGALTGSPWIYAVVALSVLLDVFLPVLPSGVLVITAATAAAAGTTSVAAGSAGEVPQVPSLLALILSAATASVLGDLVAYRLAWRGGDRLDRAIARSRRLTTAQERLGAALGRGGGILVVIARFAPAGRSVVSLGAGAAHRKVKEFLPWSALAGVAWAGYSVGLGYFGGQWLGTTWLGTAVSVLALFVAGALAAYLMRRPGATAATPATAPAAASAPKTS
- a CDS encoding HAD-IA family hydrolase, with translation MSATVLTARALLLDMDGTLVNSDAVVERCWRRWALREGLDPEAALKVVHGRQGYATMAVLLPHRPMEQNYADNRVMLAEETADTDGVVPIDGAPVFLDAIAALPHALVTSADEALARARMTAAGLRMPSIRVTAECVGASKPDPEGFLKGAAELGFAPADCIVFEDSEAGIAAGRAAGMRVVGVGPRAAALAPDAHVEDLTQIRVEASADGSIHLYIGAPR
- a CDS encoding alkaline phosphatase D family protein yields the protein MAGLRLGPLLRYVDWETGSTATVWVEADRPTTAEVRCADVASGSSRTFAIAGHHYALVVVTGLTPGSTTAYEVLLGGRKVWPLEDSGFPASTITTPPISPAPSAADGNAEPTPVRIAFGSCRWAAPPIGERDAAGPDALDTLAARLAADPGAARPDVLLLLGDQVYADETSKATRSRLAARRDLAEPPGAEVADYEEYTHLYDESWRDPEVRWLLSTVPSCMIFDDHDVVDDWNTSAAWLASIRSTPWWHERIVSGLASYWVYQHLGNLSPAALAADPVYAAVRADPDGTEVLRRFAAEADADPTRTRWSYRRVFGRVRLLMVDTRAARVLDEESRSMLDDKEAHWVREEALADPGSYDHLLIGTSLPWLLPPLIHDAEEWNAALCRGERGGPDGRWARFGENLRRRSDLEHWAAFPDSFRRLTELIREAGSGPDAPATVCVLSGDVHHAYIAQPTWPADAPDTDPGARILQLTCSPVHNSVPGLLKAGFRFGWSRAGRRLGRLLARHGRTGPAPIRWRKTGGPWFGNQLMTLTLHGRNAALTLVQAKEKATGAQLETVLEQTLTVGE